The genomic DNA GGATAGTCTGCAGTTGCAGAAACATATCACCACAAAGCATACATAATACGTGGTAGAAAGTACTTACTACTTGGAGTTTTAATACATAGATGTAGAGTCTAGAGAGATGTAGAAAGCAGTGCGTATTTGCTCCTCCAGGTACCATGTCACTGTTCCTCTGATATGTGGACTTTACTTTATGGGATGGATTTTCCAGTGTTTGTAAGGATGACTTTGAACTGATTAACACTTGATGCTGAGTCTATAAACTGCTGTGTCTGATAAGGATACTGTCACCCACTGttgcaaaacaaatcaaagatgGGTTGTTTGTATTGCCAGACTATAGTTCAAGGCTCTGTGACTTCTCCCATGCCCAGGTGAAACCAGAGGGTGTGAGTGAGTTCACCATGTAGGCCAATGTCTTCAAATTCTTTCCTCCTTAACACACTTTGTATCCACATTTGATCAGACACATCAACGATCCTGAGCATCCGCTTACTCTTGAAGAGTTAAATGTCGTTCAACAAGCAGAAGTTGAGGTAATGTCTGAAGAAATCTTTTAAAGTTAAAATTGAAACAAtatatttttgaattttatgagaaattgaaacaatatatttttgaattttatgAGAAATCATGTTTTTATCAAGGTTTAGGAGCAATATATACGGTACTCATGactttctgttttgtgttgtatttatgtttgttctgtgggcaattccgcggttagtaacgttccATTTAAGCAAATtcagatatttatttttattactagatcaccatttattcatttcaagtcaaaatcttGGTTAAAACATGTTCACCCTTCCCAGGTTCATGatatagaaaagaatgaatacaatccaACAAATATTAGAATTGTTATGGCAACtaaaagggctggttagtaatgttacgaaaaaaggacatgacaaaaaaatcaatgtgacaaaaagtgtgcaaaaattcaaattacttcaaacaaagtgttgcattaatttcaatcattgcatcatgacaaatgttcacgcaaatatttttagcAGTTTGACCAATAATTAATCAGCTAGGCCCCCAAAGCATGGTTAGTATTTGTCcagagtaattccgcaggtcatttcaccctttcgtaattgacaaaatgtcacatgacttctggaatatttaaatgtattcatcttttatcctttagcaaaactttgaggaaatattttcaaaggaacccactgtaatttgcattcaGTGAATTTCAgcatccccagtcccacatgtacatttttaatgatggttttagatcttgCAAAACCAATAagtacggaaaataaaatctactgaatttggaagaccttaaaggtactagcccacatttgcaaacccacaaaaatcaaaactgcataaaacaggtccaatatgacttcaagtacaagttatgaCAGTAACAtgcctcacctgtcgctctttgtctataccattcgataaaagagagaaaatcatcgttttaaaatcaattttcaaaccgggtcaacccgacccaaaatcgaattacgagcgcgggctatagctacgtacattgtacatgtaacacgtacgtggaccggagctagcgagcgttatacgcatgcatacggattacggtgcattttcatttatttttatgaaagtaatggactaattggaacgaaattttgcacaggtgttactgcaatcatacccaaactccatgctaactatgagaccaattgcggcaggtttacaaatgtgggctaatacctttaatgattggtgaacatccatggcattagttgatacctaaaGAGTAAGacaaagaggcacatttcttttatccatgtcatgtccacctaactgcggaattgcccctGTTCTTATGagtatctttcttttcttttcttttttggattaaGTATTCAGTCCTTAATGTATAATTGTGTCTGCTTCCATGCCAATTTGTCTTTTATGCATCTCTTTAATCGTAATCACAACCCTCAAGCCCAGGACcggctttttagcagttttttttgttttttgtttttttgttttttttttgcgcataAAATATGGCTGTATTGCCATTGTTACCTCAGGTATGCTGCATGAGATGAGGATTTGCTGAGTAGATGTGGCCacattctacattttttttttctcggcatATTAGTCTGTCAAAACAGTGACAAATATATATTGAGGTAAAATTCAGCAGTCTGTGGCCATTTTGTGAACACATCATATTTACTCTTACCCATTTGGGGAtaaagaccccgtttacagtgcgaggctcggccacggctgagccgcggccgagcccagccccgcttcagtgtaaacgtgcaaaaggccaaatgcgaggccaaaattggcctcgcatttggcctcgctctggaggagcccggcctcttcttggtgtaaacgcaaactgggccaaatgcgcggccaattttagtctggcttccagaccctctgcccgtactatttcgctattcacgatattaaccccctcaacgtggaaaactagtatagtttaaggtggttttgtcctgcaaaggatttttccttcggcagaGGCCTTTGCctgaacggcgacttcgtcgccacggaatccagttggcaaagggtctgaaaaccaagctataccaaattgcgtttgtttacaagcagagcgccactacgacaaaatattgaaaggtttgaattaaaagcgcggccgagcccagcagtgtaaacgtacaaaattgcgaggctcggccgcgcaattgaggccggactaggccgtggccgagccacggccgagcccggccccgcactgtaaacggggtcatagatCTTAAAACCCAAATGTTCCAATATCCTTTTAGTcatgcttttctttttcttttgctatttTTTACAGTTTTTTTATTACTTATAGTAAAAGAGCACGTTTGTATTTGCAACAAGTTATTGCTGCAAGGCACAGTGTTCATTCATCACAATTGcacactgtaaaacacaatattttcgcggcattaaattttcgcgaattggagcttctaatttcaatgcatatagtggaGACAacaactttcgcatgcattttaatttcgcgaatcttggctctcgcgaaattcacaaaattaaaatgcacgcaaacattcctcgttttacagtattctttttttctccttttctcttcgTTGCTTCTCTGTTCTATTTAGGTTGATGACGAGGGGAACGCAGTAAAAGTGACCTTCACCCCAACTATTCCACACTGCAGCATGGCTACTCTTATAGGACTTGCAATCAGAGTCAAACTACTCCGCTCTTTGCCGTCTAGATTTAAGGTATGAAAAAAATAGCAGCTGAACACAATTTATGTGTGATTGAAATGTCATGACAAATTGTGCATTTCATAGAGTTATACATTATAAGAGACTGGAGTTGTGTGGAGTTTGCAATTAAATTGTATCACcgctgataatgataatggtgttTTCCTCATCCATCAACTTTCTATTTATGTCATGCTTGAAATGCTTGCAAAAGGTTCAAACTATGGTGCATCATTGGACACTAACTAATGCAGGCACCTAATTTTCACATCTAGTGGATAAAACCAAATCATTTGGCCATGTTCAATGTATTTGAAGAAAAGATTTAAATGTACCATATTATGAAGTACTTATATTTGAAAATGTGGATACAGTTATGGAGGttgctttctttttattctgttgttaattacatgtaaatctaaatattttttgttattgtcatGGATAGGGTTTTATATAAGGACTGTTGGGATCTAGATCTTTTTAAACATGACATGTGTGATAGCAACTGTTGGCATATTTTACTCCATGAAATAGGTTGATGTCATCATAAAGCCAGGCACCCATGTCTCTGAAAATGCAGGTAAATATGATTTTACTTTTTAACCTTTGACACTCATAAAATTTTCATTAGagtaagtcatttttttttttctctctagaCTGACTCCAACAGAGAGCTAGAGTTAAAAATTTCATGTAAGGTCAGCTGAATCTGTGGTActaatcatttttatttcataattgaAAAAGGAAATAATACAAGTTATATATAATGCCAGCAGTTTTTACAGCAAAGTAAAGCCAGAAAAGTTGTGTAAGTGGACAAGTTTAAATTCCATTTGTTGCATTTGTTTCAATTCCACAAGTCGTCTGAAAGTATTGATGTAAGGAaatgacgcaaatctctcgtttgaagaggctacaccccagtaaataatgccagtgcatatcttggcaatcaatgacttaaagtcaaagatataaaacacctgtttcttgaccctggcctaatctaaacatcagtcatcgccacagcgccacaggagggggggggggggggggggcaccgcgagaggaggagattgttttggttttggcatgggccatgtagctccatggtgcgtgtgtgtgtgtgtgtacgtgtgtgtgtgtgagtgcagacattcagcgtatgcagacagagcatgcctgtactgtagtgaccggaactattgtcattccattttgctcttcccttctccctcccccatctctcccccctctccctccctctctccctctcgctctccctctctctctctctctctctctccctctctctctctttctcaatgatccagtcagcaggctgattgtaaccagggaggtagtctcacctccccgttgtaactcactgccaaatagcacattgtcagcaccggcaaactggcaatgctctccttcttattcctgtattttcgttatttacgggtcgatttttttcgttcgaaatgtaaaatggatgaccatagaatttctcaatagaatataaaattgaaaactttagataggatagagaaaattgagttcactttgaatggtctgccacaggcagatatccttatcatgctcttacgtaatacgacagctgctttagatccagtcagcaggctgattgtaaccagggaggtagtctcacctccccgttgtaactcactgccaaatagcacattgtcagcaccggcaaactggcaatgctctccttcttattcctgtattttcgttatttacgggtcgatttttttcgttcgaaatgtaaaatggatgaccatagaatttctcaatagaatataaaattgaaaactttagataggatagagaaaattgagttcactttgaatggtctgccacaggcagatatccttatcatgctcttacgtaatacgacagctgctttctcaatgatccagtcagcaggctgattgtaaccagggaggtagtctcacctccccgttgtaactcactgccaaatagcacattgtcagcaccggcaaactggcaatgctctccttcttattcctgtattttcgttatttacgggtcaatttttttcgttcgaaatgtaaaatggatgaccatagaatttctcaatagaatataaaattgaaaactttaaaaaggatagagaaaattgagttcactttgaatggtctgccacaggcagatatccttatcatgctcttacgtaatacgacagctgctggagtcatcaaaccctggcttggcctccaggtttgtcacgctgagcttgcaatggacaagtacttcgactcccaactctcAAACGACAAATAAACGCACCCCACTTTGGAAAAATTCGGCTGGGGTCTcgcttcaaacgagagattgacGGCATGGCAAATTCTAAAGTGCTTAAAAGCTGAAGTAATATTTGATGTGTACTTCtgaaacaagaacaaaagtCACTGGGTTAAAGATGTTCAGATGAAGCAGTGGGGAATAGTAACACATCATTTTGGTACAGTGAGAGATAGCCAATCGCGAGCACCACTCACTTGGCAAAAAGCTGTGACTTCTGCTCCCACTTTTGTCTTGCCTTGCTATTAGTGAACAAGCAGCTAGCGGACAAGGAGCGTGTAGCAGCTGCCCTTGAGAACAATCATCTCCTGGAAGTCGTCAACCAGTGTTTAACGCAGAGAAACTGAGCTGCGGCAACAGTGAGGTTACACCCGGGTGTCCATTGCCGATGTCCAGTCCCAGGTGCCTGGACAGGGGGGCCATGATGGCAATCACAGGGGGATAGCAGT from Diadema setosum chromosome 9, eeDiaSeto1, whole genome shotgun sequence includes the following:
- the LOC140233020 gene encoding cytosolic iron-sulfur assembly component 2B-like, encoding MANRERLDNVNPTVHGKLNNRQVLPSEEDDNIADAIDTREVFDLIRHINDPEHPLTLEELNVVQQAEVEVDDEGNAVKVTFTPTIPHCSMATLIGLAIRVKLLRSLPSRFKVDVIIKPGTHVSENAVNKQLADKERVAAALENNHLLEVVNQCLTQRN